The proteins below are encoded in one region of Paenibacillus albus:
- a CDS encoding MFS transporter encodes MAAGFRQLAANRYFVLFLLCSLLVGLGNGFNSVFFPVLVNKLGGEVAQKLGMLSTVSAMSELPLFIFSAYLLRRFGYFNVLAFSTGVAALRWFVLSMEPTFQLLFMNQMLHGITFGLYSAAAVNFIYEMSPEGLKATGQTIFAIIAGSLASLIASSSGGWIIDHYGFNVLYVTGSLLALISCSIFVGISIMHKKQHRRLLSVNRPLN; translated from the coding sequence ATGGCTGCGGGTTTCCGTCAGTTAGCGGCGAATCGTTATTTCGTTTTGTTTTTACTGTGTAGTTTGTTGGTGGGGCTTGGTAATGGCTTTAACAGTGTGTTCTTTCCGGTACTAGTCAATAAACTAGGAGGAGAAGTAGCGCAGAAGCTCGGTATGCTTAGCACGGTCTCAGCAATGAGCGAGTTACCACTGTTTATTTTCTCTGCGTATTTGCTGCGACGGTTCGGTTATTTCAATGTTCTCGCTTTTAGTACGGGGGTTGCAGCCCTTCGATGGTTCGTACTTTCTATGGAACCGACATTCCAATTGTTATTTATGAACCAGATGCTTCATGGGATTACGTTTGGCTTATACTCAGCGGCGGCGGTTAATTTTATATATGAAATGAGTCCTGAGGGCTTAAAGGCGACAGGACAAACGATCTTCGCCATTATTGCCGGCAGTTTGGCTAGTCTCATTGCAAGCAGCAGCGGCGGATGGATTATCGATCATTATGGCTTCAATGTGCTGTATGTAACAGGTTCATTATTAGCTCTTATTTCCTGCTCCATCTTTGTAGGTATATCGATTATGCACAAAAAGCAGCACCGCAGGCTTCTTTCTGTGAACCGGCCTTTAAACTAA
- a CDS encoding ATP-binding protein: MYGDEMIKWQIESLGLSTGIRLEEEKVGTNSIEMALRMEQSAGLIGSDHFYRCLHESACFSVPFRSSGKIGGTISMMMAAQHVSPYHLGLLQSAVDSIEREVITKKQNKKLLVMNQVLMENSRNGIILTNENGSIVEINPYAEKVLSSKKDELCDRQITEVAVIGEYMERVLRGSEKYEDIEISISNKTFLFDSFPIYDELGQIIGVFGQFRDITDRLVLERQLMLSEKLSAIGKIGAGLAHEIRNPLTSIIGLLALLKENFKTADHKQKDYFRIIFSELERIKNLVQQFVMMAKPDQKEIIKTKVGIHTLIEDILALMENDLHSKNINVQYQPLYKDEIDMDKDKIKQVILNVLQNAFDAVDLDGNISVVIQQSERDHGIEIVISDDGFGMDKDTLEKLATPFHSTKKYGLGLGLSMSYSIIELHKGRINVESEHGKGTTFAIWLPQA, translated from the coding sequence TTGTACGGTGACGAAATGATCAAGTGGCAAATCGAATCATTGGGCTTATCCACCGGAATCCGATTAGAGGAAGAGAAGGTGGGCACGAATAGCATTGAAATGGCTTTGAGAATGGAACAATCCGCCGGACTCATTGGATCAGACCATTTCTACCGTTGTTTACATGAAAGTGCTTGCTTCTCTGTACCCTTTCGTTCTTCAGGCAAGATAGGCGGGACGATCTCGATGATGATGGCCGCTCAGCATGTAAGTCCATATCATCTGGGATTGCTCCAGTCTGCCGTAGATTCTATAGAACGAGAGGTAATAACGAAGAAGCAGAATAAGAAGTTATTAGTCATGAATCAAGTACTAATGGAAAACAGTCGAAACGGAATTATATTGACCAATGAGAACGGCAGTATAGTTGAAATAAATCCGTATGCCGAGAAAGTTCTATCCAGTAAAAAAGATGAACTATGCGATCGTCAGATTACAGAAGTAGCCGTTATCGGAGAATACATGGAACGTGTTCTAAGAGGCAGCGAGAAGTATGAAGATATAGAAATATCGATATCAAACAAAACGTTTCTATTCGATTCATTCCCAATCTATGATGAATTGGGCCAAATCATCGGCGTATTCGGCCAGTTTAGAGACATTACGGATAGGCTTGTCTTAGAAAGACAACTTATGTTAAGCGAGAAATTGTCGGCTATAGGTAAAATCGGCGCAGGACTTGCTCATGAGATTCGAAATCCGCTTACGTCTATTATAGGTTTATTAGCGCTCCTTAAAGAAAATTTCAAAACAGCTGATCATAAGCAAAAAGACTATTTCAGAATCATCTTTAGCGAATTAGAAAGAATAAAAAATCTTGTTCAGCAATTTGTAATGATGGCTAAGCCTGATCAGAAAGAAATCATAAAAACTAAAGTAGGCATACATACACTCATTGAAGATATTTTGGCGTTAATGGAAAATGACCTTCATAGTAAAAACATAAACGTTCAATATCAGCCTTTATATAAAGATGAGATTGATATGGATAAGGATAAAATAAAACAGGTCATTCTCAATGTTTTGCAAAATGCCTTTGATGCCGTTGACTTAGACGGGAACATATCAGTCGTTATCCAGCAGAGTGAGCGTGATCATGGGATTGAAATTGTAATCAGCGATGATGGATTTGGAATGGATAAGGATACGTTAGAGAAGCTTGCCACTCCGTTCCATTCAACGAAAAAATACGGATTAGGCCTAGGATTATCGATGAGCTACAGCATTATTGAATTGCATAAAGGAAGAATAAACGTAGAGAGCGAGCATGGAAAAGGGACAACCTTTGCCATATGGCTGCCGCAAGCTTAG
- a CDS encoding TetR/AcrR family transcriptional regulator, whose protein sequence is MSETVCDPLFEKREKLVMRLMPYVQKNGFSSLKMDDAAKYMDISKPTMYKYFASKTEIAESLIDKFVLYVSHQMLAEAPPKLSPELQSQPTAEELKFYNESFAIAFKLTIKLSFYLTDVLLQDLNASYPDLYAKLAGAIELCKNKLADYFNSGIALGVFYPIHAGLYLTQSDLVFRKILDPKWLMLQNMTMKQALMDFYKSMKHQVFYEKWLDEDNSVMGAYFDALIAGMRAYE, encoded by the coding sequence ATGTCGGAAACCGTTTGCGATCCGTTATTCGAGAAACGGGAGAAGCTTGTGATGCGCTTGATGCCCTACGTCCAGAAGAACGGCTTTAGCTCGCTCAAGATGGACGATGCGGCCAAATATATGGATATCAGCAAACCGACGATGTACAAGTATTTCGCGTCGAAAACCGAAATCGCGGAAAGTCTCATTGATAAATTCGTACTGTATGTATCCCATCAAATGCTGGCGGAAGCTCCGCCCAAGCTGTCGCCGGAGCTGCAATCGCAGCCGACCGCCGAAGAGCTGAAGTTCTACAACGAGTCCTTTGCCATAGCGTTCAAGCTCACGATCAAGCTGTCGTTCTACTTGACGGATGTTCTCCTTCAAGACTTGAATGCATCCTATCCCGACTTGTACGCCAAGCTTGCGGGAGCCATAGAGCTATGCAAGAACAAGCTCGCCGACTACTTCAACAGTGGCATTGCGCTTGGTGTTTTCTATCCGATTCATGCGGGCCTTTATTTGACCCAATCCGATCTCGTGTTCCGCAAGATACTGGATCCCAAGTGGCTGATGCTGCAGAACATGACGATGAAGCAGGCTTTGATGGACTTCTACAAGTCGATGAAGCACCAGGTGTTCTACGAGAAATGGTTGGATGAAGACAACTCCGTAATGGGTGCTTACTTCGATGCCTTGATCGCCGGAATGCGCGCATACGAATAA
- a CDS encoding general stress protein, with the protein MTIETMTTKVHTVGSLNEVQREVMRFRGEGYDPHNIFVLTHDKDRTERIAKNTSAEQIGVTVEGVGTAIANVFRSTGDELRAKMRSLGISKEYAEYLEGEMDRDKILVIAWGGREYKEDEYDDTIYYYPGYIPF; encoded by the coding sequence ATGACAATCGAAACGATGACGACGAAGGTTCACACGGTGGGCAGCTTGAACGAGGTTCAACGGGAGGTTATGCGCTTCCGCGGCGAAGGCTATGATCCGCACAATATCTTCGTACTGACCCATGATAAGGACAGGACGGAGAGAATCGCGAAGAACACGAGTGCCGAGCAGATTGGGGTAACTGTCGAAGGCGTCGGTACGGCGATTGCCAATGTATTCCGCTCGACAGGTGACGAGCTTCGCGCCAAGATGAGGTCTCTCGGGATCTCCAAGGAATATGCCGAGTATCTCGAAGGAGAGATGGACAGAGACAAAATCCTCGTCATCGCCTGGGGCGGCAGAGAATACAAGGAAGATGAGTATGACGATACAATCTACTACTACCCAGGATACATTCCTTTTTGA
- a CDS encoding MFS transporter → MNPLNNKYSMHVFMFMFYIANASFVPFLSYWFAQEGLSNQQIGVLYSLGPLIGLAAQSVWGYLSDRYGIGKRLLLVSLLLTPIVTFGYLLSNERFYMYIMVSAVYFFLSLAVKPSMEEITISHARANGQSYGGIRVLGSISFALAVTPLGMMYNHYGINMIFVTYLVTSVIAIIALLRVKPASDGK, encoded by the coding sequence ATGAACCCATTAAACAACAAATATTCGATGCACGTGTTTATGTTTATGTTCTATATAGCCAATGCTTCTTTCGTTCCATTCTTAAGCTACTGGTTTGCCCAAGAGGGGCTTAGCAACCAACAGATCGGAGTTCTATACTCGCTGGGACCGCTTATTGGACTGGCGGCACAGTCGGTTTGGGGTTATCTTAGCGATCGATATGGGATAGGAAAGCGATTATTGTTGGTGAGCTTATTGCTGACACCGATCGTTACGTTCGGGTACTTGCTAAGCAATGAGCGTTTTTACATGTATATTATGGTGTCTGCGGTCTATTTCTTTCTGTCCTTGGCCGTGAAACCGAGTATGGAGGAAATTACAATAAGCCATGCCCGGGCCAATGGTCAAAGTTATGGGGGCATCCGCGTATTAGGATCAATCAGTTTTGCGCTAGCAGTGACTCCGTTAGGCATGATGTACAATCACTATGGCATAAATATGATATTTGTTACTTATCTCGTTACGAGTGTAATTGCAATCATTGCGTTGCTGCGCGTAAAACCGGCTTCTGATGGCAAATAG
- a CDS encoding MDR family MFS transporter: protein MSAEIHANESMSVRSLLAPLIAIVVGLFMVILDTTAVNVAIPTLADDLHSSLSLIQWTITGYSLSQAVVIPMAGWFSDRFGAKQTFIVSIILFILGSILCALAGTAEQLIAFRIVQGLGGGMVMPIAFAMTYRISPPESVGKIMGMMGLPVLLAPALGPVVAGYLVDYVNWQWIFLINIPVGIAGVIMSVLSLPNLPKKASAPLDYAGIALAPFAFGGLSYGLSEAGNGWSSAKTVAGLTIGAIAMILFVIIELRKKREPLLELRVFRSMQFTRGIIVQWVMQFTMFGLIFAIPYFMQRLMGMSAFEAGLWTLPQALASATMMPFSGRLFDRIGARPLVIGGLILITVGAYLFSLIDPSDSPWLFLAPRMLIGFGTGMSFIALNTHLIQTAPKELVGKVTSLTSAAQQVVGSFAIAGLTTLLVSRTNHYSSQGEAPIPDAMSHAFHNAYLLIAMFAAVGLLLAFTLRRPAKGQAAQPAVVMDAGH, encoded by the coding sequence ATGTCCGCAGAAATTCATGCAAACGAGTCTATGTCCGTCCGCTCGCTCCTTGCTCCGCTTATTGCGATTGTCGTTGGGCTGTTTATGGTGATCTTGGATACGACTGCGGTTAATGTCGCCATTCCGACGCTTGCCGATGATCTGCACAGCTCATTAAGCCTTATTCAATGGACGATCACGGGCTATTCGCTCTCTCAAGCCGTCGTCATTCCGATGGCGGGATGGTTCTCCGACCGTTTCGGGGCGAAACAGACCTTCATCGTATCCATTATCCTGTTCATTCTCGGTTCGATTCTGTGCGCGTTGGCGGGCACGGCGGAGCAGCTAATCGCCTTTCGAATCGTGCAAGGACTAGGCGGCGGGATGGTCATGCCGATCGCCTTCGCAATGACTTATCGAATCAGCCCTCCAGAGTCGGTGGGCAAAATTATGGGCATGATGGGCTTGCCTGTCCTTCTTGCACCGGCACTTGGACCGGTCGTAGCCGGTTATCTGGTCGACTACGTCAATTGGCAATGGATCTTCCTCATCAATATACCGGTTGGAATCGCCGGCGTAATCATGAGCGTCCTGTCATTGCCTAATCTCCCGAAAAAAGCGTCTGCACCGCTCGATTACGCGGGCATCGCGCTTGCGCCATTCGCATTCGGCGGTCTGTCGTACGGGTTAAGCGAAGCGGGGAATGGGTGGTCTTCTGCGAAGACAGTCGCGGGTCTCACCATCGGTGCCATCGCGATGATCTTGTTCGTCATTATCGAGCTCCGCAAGAAGAGAGAGCCTCTGCTCGAGCTCAGAGTATTCCGCTCCATGCAATTTACTCGCGGGATTATCGTGCAGTGGGTCATGCAGTTCACCATGTTCGGGCTAATCTTCGCTATTCCGTACTTCATGCAGCGATTAATGGGAATGAGTGCATTTGAGGCAGGATTATGGACCTTGCCGCAGGCATTAGCCTCCGCGACGATGATGCCGTTTAGCGGACGATTGTTCGACCGCATCGGTGCACGTCCGTTGGTCATCGGCGGATTAATCCTAATTACGGTAGGCGCGTACTTGTTCTCGCTCATTGATCCGAGCGACAGCCCGTGGTTGTTCTTGGCTCCACGTATGCTGATCGGATTCGGAACAGGGATGTCCTTCATCGCCTTGAATACGCATCTGATTCAAACGGCTCCCAAGGAGCTGGTCGGCAAAGTGACCTCGTTGACAAGCGCCGCCCAGCAGGTCGTCGGGTCGTTCGCTATAGCGGGATTGACGACGCTGCTTGTCAGCCGTACGAATCATTATTCGAGCCAAGGCGAGGCGCCGATTCCGGATGCGATGTCGCACGCTTTTCATAATGCGTATCTATTGATTGCTATGTTTGCTGCGGTAGGGTTGCTGCTCGCGTTCACGCTCAGAAGGCCGGCTAAGGGGCAAGCGGCTCAACCGGCTGTCGTCATGGATGCAGGCCATTAA
- a CDS encoding DUF1328 domain-containing protein, with translation MLGWALMFFIFAIIAGIFGFLGIVSTLAGIAKILFVVFLVMFLVSFIFGRRRA, from the coding sequence ATGTTAGGATGGGCACTGATGTTTTTCATCTTCGCAATCATTGCTGGCATATTCGGCTTTCTCGGCATTGTGTCCACGTTAGCCGGCATCGCGAAGATCCTATTCGTTGTCTTTCTGGTCATGTTCTTGGTTTCGTTCATTTTCGGAAGACGACGAGCATAG
- a CDS encoding alpha/beta fold hydrolase translates to MNKHKVHVNGIDMVYEEYGHSNERAIVLLHGFCGSSLYWHKVCPQLSKHYRVILPNLRGHGGTEVPDGVYTMETMADDILGLIDLLGLDKTVIFGHSMGGYVALAFADKYSHRLSGFGLIHSTALPDTPVVKAKRLQDIEDIKRDGIHEYVEKMTERLFVESTREEIPDEVHRIKSVGKVMQPEGAIHALEGMRIRKDRSAVLYEANFPVLLVAGSEDHVISPDEAFGVNEGHVPRSTFNYPHISENTFEGIAHMSLVEVPEQLARLMANYLRTLHERETLRIL, encoded by the coding sequence ATGAATAAACATAAGGTACATGTTAATGGCATCGACATGGTGTATGAGGAGTACGGTCACAGCAACGAAAGAGCGATCGTACTGCTACATGGCTTCTGCGGCTCTTCTCTTTATTGGCATAAGGTTTGTCCTCAGCTCAGCAAACATTATCGGGTCATCCTGCCAAACCTTAGGGGCCATGGAGGCACCGAGGTCCCGGATGGAGTCTATACGATGGAGACGATGGCAGACGACATTCTGGGCTTAATCGATTTATTGGGTCTGGACAAAACGGTGATCTTCGGTCACTCCATGGGCGGCTATGTGGCGCTCGCCTTCGCGGACAAATATTCGCATCGGTTGTCAGGCTTCGGCTTGATCCACTCCACGGCGCTTCCCGATACTCCCGTGGTAAAGGCCAAGCGTCTCCAAGATATTGAGGATATCAAGCGGGATGGCATCCACGAATACGTGGAGAAAATGACCGAGCGCTTATTCGTCGAATCGACGCGGGAGGAAATTCCGGATGAGGTCCATCGGATTAAATCCGTGGGTAAAGTCATGCAGCCTGAAGGCGCGATTCACGCGCTTGAGGGGATGCGAATACGCAAGGACCGCAGCGCCGTGCTCTACGAGGCGAACTTCCCTGTTCTGCTCGTCGCCGGTTCGGAGGATCATGTGATTTCCCCGGACGAGGCTTTCGGCGTGAATGAAGGACATGTACCCAGGTCAACCTTCAATTACCCTCACATTTCAGAGAATACGTTTGAGGGCATCGCCCACATGAGTCTTGTCGAAGTGCCGGAGCAGCTTGCTCGTCTGATGGCGAACTATCTAAGGACCCTTCACGAGAGGGAAACTTTGCGGATTCTTTAA